CAGCGCCACCTTGGCGCCCTCGCCGACCCGGAACGACACGTCGGTGAAGAGTTCCCGCCCGTCCGGCAGGACATGCCCGACCGCCGCCACGTCCACATATCCCACCCGGGCATCCTGCCCGAGCGGGACCGGCCGGCCAACCGATTACCCGGTCAGCGGGTGACGCGGAGCACCCGGAAGCCCTTCTGGCTGGCATGCCGGCCGACCTGCCAGCCCTGCTCGACCAGCCAGCGCTGCAAGGAGTCACCGCCGAGATGACGGGCCACCACGAGCCAGGCCACCCCCTCCGGTGCCAGTCGGGGCAGCCAGCGCAGCAGCATCTGGTGCAGCTCGTCCTTGCCGATCCGGATCGGCGGGTTGGACCAGATCTGCGCGAAGCCCAGGTCGGCGGGCACCTCCTCGGGGGCCGCCACGTGCACCCGGCCGGCCACACCGAGCCCGGTCGCGTTCGCGGCCGCCAGCTCCCGGGCCCGCTCGTTGACGTCCACCGCCCAGATCGTCGCGGCGGGCGCGACGGTGGCGAGTACGCAGGCGATCGGGCCGAAGCCGCAACCGAGGTCGAGCAGGGCGCCGGTGGTGGCGGGATCCGGCAGGGCGGCCTTGCGCAGCAGCACGGCGGTGCCCGGGTCGAGGCGGGAGGCCGAGAAGACCCCGGACGCCGAGGCCAGGGTGTAGTCGCGCCCGGCGACGGTGAACTGCACCTCGCGCGCCTGGGCGGGCGCGTTCGGCTCGGCGGTGAAGTAGTGGTCCCCGGTCACGCCGGCCATTCTCGCACCGGCGCGGATCCGACCCCAGGCACGGGAGTCGCGGCGGATGCGACACGTCCGCCTGCCACGTTTTCTCCGGAATTACCCACTAAAGGGATAAACGTCCTTACTCTGGACAACATGGTATATCGGTACGACTCCGATGAGGACGCCTACGCTCAGTACCGGGGCGACGAGCCCGAGGGTGAGCCGGTCCGGTCCGGCCCACCGCCCCCGGCCGGGCCATCCCCGTCGCGCTTCCCCGCGCCGTCGCTGGCCCGTCCGAACCAGATCGTGCTGCCCTCGTCGGCACCGCCACCCGGTACGGCGCCCATGCCGCCACGGGAACCGGCACCACGACACGAGCCCGTACCGGCAGCGGGCGAGCCGGTGTCGACCGGCGTCGGTGCGGCACCGCCCGAGCCGGGCACGACGACCATCGCGCCGCCGCCGCGTCGCGGTGGCGGCCGGGCCTGGCAGGTGCTGGTCGGCGGCGCCGCCGTGCTGGTGCTGCTCGCCCTCTGCGGCCTCACCGCCGCCACCCTGCTGGACGGTCGGACGTTGATCGGCCAGCAGGCCGCACCCAGCGCCGCGCCGGACACCACCCGTGGCGGCGCGCCCGCCGAGGCGAGCGACCTCGACTCCCGGGACACCGACCAGGCCCCGCTCACCGCGCGGGAGGTCTTCCCCGCCAGCACCCTCGCGATCGGCGACAGCCAGACCGGGTACGAGGTGCTCCGCACCCAGTCCAGCGCCAGTTGTGCGGTGGCCGCCACCGGGGAGGTCGCGGACCTGCTGGTGCGGCTCGGCTGCAACCAGGTCGTCCGGGCCACCCTCCGTGCGCCGGACGGGGACCACCTGGTCACCGCCGGGCTGTTCAACCTCGCCGACCGGTCCAGCGCCGAACGGGCCCGGGACAAGATCCGCCAGGTGCTCGACGAGCGGCAGGGCCGCTTCCGGGGCATGTCGGCAGGCGACGGCACCGAGGTCATCACCACCGCACCGGCCCGGGTCGGCTGGCAGGTACGCGGTCACTACATCGGGTACGCGGTGGTTGCCCGCACCGACGGCGCGACGATCCGCTCCGGCGACACCGGAGTCCGCGAGATCCTCTTCGACCTGCTCGAACAGCACCTGAACCAGGGCGTGCTGGAGCGCCGGGCCGACGGCGGAACGGCGAGCCAGCCGACCGAGCGGCCCTCCGACGGCACCGGCAGCCAGAGCGGGTCCACCGAGGACTGACCCGGTCGACGCGGGAGGCGGGCGCGCCTCGCGCACGCCTCTCAGGTGTCGGCCGGCACCCGCAGCCGCCGGGTCGCCTCGGCCCGGCGCGCGTACCCGGCCGGGTCGTCCGGGTAGCCGACCGCCACCAGGGTCAACCCGTGCGCCGGCGCCACGGTCACCTCGCTGGACCGCTCCCGCCGGGTGAGCAGGCCGGCCGGCCACTCCACCGGCCGGCGGCCGTCCCCGGCCACCAGCATCGCGCCGACCAGGCTGCGCACCATCGCCTGGCAGAACGCGTCTGCCTGCACGGTGGCCACCAGGATTCCGTCGGCGTCCCGCCGCCAGTCCAACCGGGTCACCTCCCGCAGCGTGGTGGCGTTCTCCTTGCGCCGGCAGTACGCGGCGAAGTCGTGCTCCCCCACCAGGCCGGCCGCCGCGGCGGCGAGCCGGTCGAGGTCGAGCACGCGGGGCCAGGCCAGGATCTCGTGCCGGCGCAGCGGGTCCGCGCCCCACGCGGCGTCGGTCACCCGGTACTCGTAGCGGCGGTAGGTGGCCGAGAAACGGGCGTCGAAGGTGGCCGGCACCTCGCTCATCGCCCGGATCCGCACGTCGGCCGGGAGCAGCCGGGCCAGCCGGCGCAGCAGCCGGCCCTCGTGCGCCCGCCAGACCTCGGCGGGCAGGTCGAGGTGGCAGACCTGCCCGGTGGCGTGCACCCCCGCGTCGGTCCGCCCGGCGACGGTCAGCCCGCTCGCGGTGCCGGCACCGAGCACCAGGTCCAGCGTCTCGACCAGCGTCCCGGCCACCGTCCGCCGGTCCGGCTGGGCGGCCCAGCCGGAGAAGTCCGTGCCGTCGTACGCGACATCCAGCCGCAGCCGGGTCCGCTCGTCCACGTCCCACCTCCTCGACGGGTCGGGCCCGGCACCCCGTGGGGATGCCGGGCCCGACGGCCTGGATCAGACCTTGCGGCCTGGATCAGACCTTGCCTTCCTCGGTGGCCAGGTCGCTGTCCTCGCGGGCGGCGGCGGTGTCACCGGAGACCGACTGCGGCGGCTCGGCGTCCTGGTCGGCCGGACGCGAGGCGGGGACCTCGTCGGCCGGGGCCAGCGCCTCGACCTTGTCCTGCTGGGTGGCCTTGCGGGCGGCGGTCTTCTTGTTCGCCCTCGGCTCGGCGACCTGAAGCTCCTCGACCAGCTCGATGATCGCCATCGGCGCGGCGTCACCCTTGCGCGGACCGGTCTTCACGATCCGGGTGTAGCCGCCGTTGCGGTTGGCGTACCGCGGCGCGATCTGGTCGAACAGGGCGTAGACCACGTCCTTGTCCTTGACCACGGTCAGCACCCGGCGACGCGACGCGAGGTCGCCCCGCTTGGCCTTGGTGATCAGCTGCTCGGCGAGCGGGCGCAGCCGCCGGGCCTTGGTCTCGGTGGTCTTGATCTTGCCGTGCTGGAACAGCGAGGTGGCCAGGTTGGCCAGCATCAG
This is a stretch of genomic DNA from Micromonospora sp. WMMD1082. It encodes these proteins:
- a CDS encoding methyltransferase translates to MTGDHYFTAEPNAPAQAREVQFTVAGRDYTLASASGVFSASRLDPGTAVLLRKAALPDPATTGALLDLGCGFGPIACVLATVAPAATIWAVDVNERARELAAANATGLGVAGRVHVAAPEEVPADLGFAQIWSNPPIRIGKDELHQMLLRWLPRLAPEGVAWLVVARHLGGDSLQRWLVEQGWQVGRHASQKGFRVLRVTR
- the truA gene encoding tRNA pseudouridine(38-40) synthase TruA, coding for MDERTRLRLDVAYDGTDFSGWAAQPDRRTVAGTLVETLDLVLGAGTASGLTVAGRTDAGVHATGQVCHLDLPAEVWRAHEGRLLRRLARLLPADVRIRAMSEVPATFDARFSATYRRYEYRVTDAAWGADPLRRHEILAWPRVLDLDRLAAAAAGLVGEHDFAAYCRRKENATTLREVTRLDWRRDADGILVATVQADAFCQAMVRSLVGAMLVAGDGRRPVEWPAGLLTRRERSSEVTVAPAHGLTLVAVGYPDDPAGYARRAEATRRLRVPADT
- the rplQ gene encoding 50S ribosomal protein L17, whose translation is MPTPTKGPRLGGSPAHERLMLANLATSLFQHGKIKTTETKARRLRPLAEQLITKAKRGDLASRRRVLTVVKDKDVVYALFDQIAPRYANRNGGYTRIVKTGPRKGDAAPMAIIELVEELQVAEPRANKKTAARKATQQDKVEALAPADEVPASRPADQDAEPPQSVSGDTAAAREDSDLATEEGKV